AACGTCGCAGGGGGCGGCAATTTCAGAACAGTACTGGCGGATCCGCCGTGGCAGTTTCAAAACCGTACCGGGAAGGTGGCACCCGAGCACCGCCGCCTAAACCGCTACGGGACAATGACGCTGGACGAGATTTGCGAGCTACCGGTGCAGGAGTGCGTTGCGCCAACCGCCCACCTCTACCTGTGGGTGCCTAATGCGCTCTTGCCGGACGGCTTGCGTGTAATGCGGGAATGGGGCTTTGAGTATAAATCCAACATCGTATGGCGGAAGATCCGCAAGGATGGCGGATCTGATGGTCGGGGCGTGGGATTCTATTTCCGCAACGTTACAGAACTGATCCTATTTGGCGTCCGGGGCAAGAACGCCCGCACGCTTGATCCGGGTCGGACACAGGTGAACTATCTTGAGAGCCGCAAGCGGGAGCACAGCCGTAAGCCTGACGAGCAATATCCGCTGATTGAGGAATGCAGCCCCGGCCCGTTCTTGGAGATGTTCTCGCGTGGAACGCGGCCGGATTGGACCGTATGGGGCAACCAGGCGGACGAGGA
The window above is part of the Sphingomonas sp. JUb134 genome. Proteins encoded here:
- a CDS encoding MT-A70 family methyltransferase, with protein sequence MSESKRKASKKSPDYSPAAMDLLNVAGGGNFRTVLADPPWQFQNRTGKVAPEHRRLNRYGTMTLDEICELPVQECVAPTAHLYLWVPNALLPDGLRVMREWGFEYKSNIVWRKIRKDGGSDGRGVGFYFRNVTELILFGVRGKNARTLDPGRTQVNYLESRKREHSRKPDEQYPLIEECSPGPFLEMFSRGTRPDWTVWGNQADEEYTPSWPTYAHHSRAGLVAEAAE